The Primulina eburnea isolate SZY01 chromosome 6, ASM2296580v1, whole genome shotgun sequence genome contains a region encoding:
- the LOC140833803 gene encoding protein PHR1-LIKE 2-like has product MFPSLIQSREAMMNQDNIQMSSDLCYGQRVGADPCLVLTSDPKPRLRWTTDLHERFVDAVTQLGGPGKATPKAIMRTMGVKGLTLFHLKSHLQKYRLGKQSGKEFGEASKDGLYDLDSPRATDSPQNMQASDMNEGYEVKEALRAQMEVQSKLHLQVEAEKHLQIRQDAEKRYMAMLERACKMLADQILGSAATNDYGNGCHGNGANPAPLNPLHEPYPLQSSDAFQAHMSPKFHPQHADCSTESCLTSHGSPVGMRIERSSSGGKRGLPNKDTTDASFIWGDSDAYTPDLHIVQHVDSRGITGCGA; this is encoded by the exons ATGTTTCCGAGTTTGATTCAATCCCGTGAAGCTATGATGAATCAGGACAACATTCAAATGTCGAGCGATTTATGTTATGGTCAACGGGTAGGTGCCGACCCCTGTCTGGTCCTTACATCCGACCCCAAACCTCGTCTTCGATGGACCACTGATCTCCACGAGCGCTTTGTCGACGCCGTGACTCAACTTGGTGGCCCCGGCA AGGCTACTCCGAAGGCTATAATGCGTACTATGGGTGTCAAGGGATTGACGCTGTTTCATTTGAAAAGCCATCTCCag AAATATCGATTAGGGAAGCAATCAGGGAAAGAATTCGGCGAGGCTTCTAAAGATG GTTTATACGATCTGGATAGCCCTCGTGCAACCGATTCTCCTCAAAACATGCAAGCATCTGACATGAATGA gggttatgaagtcaaggAGGCGTTAAGGGCACAAATGGAAGTTCAAAGTAAACTGCACTTGCAAGTAGAA GCTGAAAAACATTTGCAAATTCGTCAAGACGCGGAGAAAAGGTACATGGCTATGTTAGAAAGAGCCTGCAAAATGCTCGCAGATCAAATTCTTGGATCTGCAGCAACAAACGATTATGGAAATGGTTGCCATGGAAACGGAGCAAACCCGGCTCCCTTAAATCCACTTCATGAAccatatccattacaatctTCAGATGCGTTTCAAGCTCATATGTCTCCCAAGTTTCATCCGCAACATGCTGATTGCTCCACAGAAAGCTGCCTTACATCTCACGGGAGTCCTGTGGGAATGCGGATAGAAAGGTCTTCATCCGGGGGAAAGCGAGGACTGCCAAATAAGGACACAACAGATGCATCATTTATTTGGGGTGACTCGGATGCCTATACCCCAGATTTGCATATTGTGCAACATGTTGATTCTCGTGGGATCACTGGGTGTGGTGCATAA